The genomic region CTATAGGGTTTGAATCCAACAACAAGGCTGAAATCTTAGCCCTAATTGAAGGTCTCCTTCTTTTCCAAAATAGAGGTATTTGCAAACTGGCCATTGAAGGAGACTTGGCCATTATTATCAATGGACTTAAGAAAGGTTCTCTATCTGATTGGAAGCTGAATGCGCTCTTGTCTAGAGCTCTTGGTCTCCTTAAAGATTTCAAGAAAACTACCTTCAACCATATTTACAGAGAAGGAAACTCCAGAGCAAATGAATTAGCTAATGCTGGAGTTGATGGGTTGTTCATCAGTTAGGAGGGGGTCTTCCCCTTTGCTTCAGCCAATGGGTTACTCCAGCCCTTTGGTCCTAGCCAGCTTGGGTGGCCTTGGGAAGGAGGAGAGTCTCTGCTATGTTCCCTTAGGAGGCTAACCCAAGATCGAAGAATTTAGTAAGCCCGTCTCTGAGCTCTCAGTTTTTATTTTTCTGGTTCTCTGGTCTTTTTGTGGAAAGCTTAATTACATTCATCTTCTTAAGATAATCTCTTAGAGCCTTATAAGATTTTATGTCTATtagtatgcatatgtatgtatggatatgcatatttatatagacatgcatgtatacaatatatatatatatatatatatatatatatatatatatatatatatatatatatatatatatatatatatatatatatatatatatatatatatatatatatatatatatatatatatatatatatatatatatatggatgtatatgtATTAATATTCATATAGATATAGTGTATACTAATAGGAATAAGAGATATGGAGCTTCAAGAGTTAGCTTTATCTGCTTTATTATTCTAATTTTAGCAATGATTTAGATCACATTTACCTATGGCTTTTAGCCATTTTTTAGAGGTAGCTGATTCCTTTTTCGGATATCTCTTGTCAGTAACTCCCCTCGATTAGTACCAGCTTGATGACTTTCTTATGATGTTGATGTGACCCCCTTTCTGCATTTTGCAAAATAGTTTGTTCGTGTAAAGGCGACGGTAATAATTACCGTGATTGTGGAGATTGATTTCATCATATCTTGACCCTCTGATCTCTGTCACCCATCAGTATCTATCGTCCCTATATGGTAAGATGAGCTATATTTCTCGATACATTTAATTCTAGCTCTATTTTTGTCTATTTTGCCTGGGTTTGGCTTATATGTTTTTTCAAAAAGCTCTGATGGATACGCCGCTAAGACTAATAGGGCTCAAGTGGCAATTGGATTTCATAGGAGAAGTTAAGGAGGAGAGATTGAAAGGCATCCTGGTCCATCCGAACCCTCTGGTCATCAAGGCGGTTTTGAAAACCCTTGGGAATGACTATATTATGAATGAAGACCGCACTAGAGACAATTCAGACATTGCCACAATGTTCTTGGCAATGGCTATGCATTTTGAGAATGACATGAATGTGGTTATGAAACTCTATAAAAGGGTTTTCAAGAAGGAACTGCTTGGTGAATTGGAGAGGGTGGTGGTCAATATTGACGAGGAGCTCACTGCCCTGAAATCTCATGACTATGATATTCTCATCAGGATGAATAATCCGGTGCCGAGATACCCAATTTTGTCAATAGAGGACCCGCTATCTT from Cryptomeria japonica chromosome 3, Sugi_1.0, whole genome shotgun sequence harbors:
- the LOC131874280 gene encoding uncharacterized protein LOC131874280; translated protein: MGWVQLNFDGASRGNPGPTGIGCCLHDEGWRELARVAKPIGFESNNKAEILALIEGLLLFQNRGICKLAIEGDLAIIINGLKKGSLSDWKLNALLSRALGLLKDFKKTTFNHIYREGNSRANELANAGVDGLFIS